The DNA window ATTAGATATTGCACCTAACCAGATTGCTGGTATTTCTGCATCTTTAATTCCTTTCTTGGAGCATGATGATGCGAACCGTGCATTGATGGGATCTAACATGATGCGTCAGGCTGTTCCATTGTTAAAACCAGAAGCTCCAATCGTAGGTACAGGTTTAGAAAAACAAGTGGCTACAGATTCTAGAATCTTAATTAATGCTGAAGGAAATGGTGTAGTAGAATATGTAGATGCAGACAAAATCGTAATTAAATACGAAAGAAGCGAAGATGAGGATTTAGTACAATTCGAATCTGCTACTAAAACATATAACTTAACTAAGTTCAGAAAAACCAACCAATCTACTACCATTACTCTTAGACCAAACGTGAGAGTGGGTGATACCGTAGTAAAAGGACAAGTGCTTTGTGATGGTTACGCTACCGAAAAAGGAGAATTAGCTATTGGTAGAAACCTTACTGTAGCCTTCATGCCTTGGAAAGGGTATAACTTCGAGGATGCGATTGTAATCAACGAGAAAGTAGTAAGAGAAGACTGGTTTACTTCTATCCACGTAGATGAGTATTCACTAGAGGTAAGAGATACCAAACTAGGTATGGAAGAACTAACTGCAGATATTCCTAACGTTTCTGAAGAGGCTACGAAAGACCTTGATGAAAACGGTATGATTAGAATTGGTGCAGAAGTGAAGCCTGGTGATATCTTAATTGGTAAAATTACTCCAAAAGGTGAATCTGATCCTACTCCAGAAGAAAAACTATTGAGAGCAATCTTTGGTGACAAAGCTGGTGATGTAAAAGATGCTTCATTAAAAGCAGACTCTTCACTAAGAGGTGTTGTTATCAACAAAAAATTATTCTCAAGAAACATCAAAGACAAGAAAAAAAGAACTGAAGAGAAGTTAAAACTTGAAGAAATCGAAAACAGATACAAAGCTCAATTCGATGAATTAAGAAATACCCTTCTTGAAAAATTAAATACTCTTGTTAATGGTAAAACTTCTCAAGGTGTTAATAATGACTTAGAAGAAGAAATCATTCCAAAAGGAGCTAAGTTTACGCTTAAACTTCTTCAATCTGTAGAAGATTATGTAAACGTAAGTGGTGCAGATTGGACTGTAGATGCTGATAAAAATGATTTAATTAAACAATTAATTCATAATTATAAAATTAAATATAATGATATTCAAGGGGTTAAAAACCGTGAGAAATATGCTATTTCTATCGGAGACGAACTACCAGCAGGTATCATTAAACTAGCTAAAGTATACATCGCTAAAAAACGTAAATTAAACGTAGGTGATAAAATGGCAGGTCGTCACGGTAACAAAGGTATCGTGTCTAGAATCGTAAGAGAAGAAGATATGCCATTCTTAGAAGACGGAACTCCTGTAGATATCGTATTGAATCCACTAGGTGTACCTTCTCGTATGAACATCGGTCAGATTTACGAAACCGTTTTAGGATGGGCTGGTAAAAAATTAGGATTAAAATTTGCTACTCCTATCTTTGATGGTGCAAGCTTAGAACAAATCACAGAATACACCGAAAAAGCAGGTCTTCCTATCTACGGAAGTACTTATTTATATGATGGTGGTACTGGTGAGAGATTTACTCAGCCTGCTACAGTTGGGGTAATTTATATGTTGAAACTAGGACACATGGTAGATGATAAGATGCATGCACGTTCTATCGGTCCTTATTCATTAATTACTCAGCAACCATTAGGAGGTAAAGCACAATTCGGTGGACAGAGATTCGGAGAGATGGAGGTTTGGGCTCTAGAAGCATTCGGAGCGTCTAATATCTTGAGAGAAATCTTAACCGTGAAATCAGACGACGTAATCGGTAGAGCGAAAACGTATGAAGCAATCGCAAAAGGTGAGGCTATGCCAGAACCTGGTATTCCAGAATCTTTCAACGTATTGTTACACGAATTACAAGGTCTAGGTCTTGATATAAGATTGGAAGAGTAATCCTCAATTTTTTAATTTTTATTTGAACAGATTATGTCAAAAAATAAAACAAGTAGATTTAGTAAAATCACCATCGGTTTAGCTTCTCCTGAAGTCATTCTTCAAGAGTCAAAAGGAGAGGTACTAAAACCAGAAACGATTAACTATAGAACTCACAAACCAGAAAGAGATGGTTTATTCTGCGAGAAAATCTTCGGTCCTGTAAAGGATTACGAATGTGCTTGTGGAAAATATAAGAGAATTCGATACAAAGGCATCGTTTGTGACCGTTGTGGTGTAGAAGTTACCGAGAAAAAAGTACGTAGAGAGAGAATAGGGCACATTAACTTAGTGGTTCCAGTTGCTCACATCTGGTATTTCCGTTCACTTCCAAACAAAATTGGTTACCTTTTAGGATTACCTTCTAAGAAATTAGATATGATTATCTACTACGAAAGATATGTAGTAATCCAACAAGGTATCGCTAAAAAAGCAGACGGTTCTGATTTCGAAGACAAAGAATTCTTAACAGAAGAAGAATATCTAGATGTTTTAGAAACCCTTCCTATCGAAAACCAATATTTAGAAGATACAGACCCTAATAAATTTATTGCTAAAATGGGTGCTGAAGCTGTGGAAGAATTGTTAAAGAGAATTGATTTAGATGCTCTTTCTTACGATCTTCGTCACAAAGCTCACAATGAATCTTCTAAACAAAGAAGAACTGAAGCATTAAAAAGATTATCTGTAGTAGAAGCTCTTAGAGGTGCTAATACCAGAATGATTAACCGCCCAGAATGGATGGTAATGCGTGTTCTTCCTGTAATTCCACCAGAATTAAGACCATTAGTTCCACTAGACGGTGGTAGATTCGCTACATCAGATTTAAATGATTTGTACAGAAGAGTTATCATTAGAAACAACCGTCTAAAGAGACTTTTAGAGATTAAAGCTCCAGAAGTTATCTTGAGAAACGAGAAGCGTATGCTTCAGGAAGCGGTAGATTCATTATTTGATAACACTAGAAAATCATCTGCTGTAAAATCAGAATCAAACAGACCATTGAAATCACTTTCAGATTCATTGAAAGGTAAGCAAGGTCGTTTCCGTCAGAACTTATTAGGGAAAAGGGTAGACTACTCTGCACGTTCGGTTATTGTTGTAGGTCCTAACTTACAATTACATGAGTGTGGTATCCCTAAAGATATGGCAGCAGAACTTTACAAACCATTTATCATTAGAAAGCTAATTGAAAGAGGTATTGTAAAAACAGTAAAATCTGCAAAAAGAATTATTGATAGAAAAGAACCAGTAGTTTATGATATTCTAGAAAACGTGATGAAAGGTCACCCAGTTCTATTGAACCGTGCACCTACCCTTCACAGATTGGGTATCCAAGCGTTCCAGCCTAAAATGATTGAAGGTAAAGCTATCCAACTTCACCCGTTAGTAACTACGGCATTCAACGCCGACTTCGATGGTGACCAGATGGCGGTACACTTACCATTAGGCCCAGAAGCGATTCTAGAAGCTCAGTTATTAATGCTAGGTTCTCAGAATATCTTGAACCCTGCAAATGGTTCTCCTATTACCGTACCTTCTCAGGACATGGTTCTTGGTCTATATTTCATGACCAAAGAAGCGCATTCCACAGAAACGCACAAAGTAAAAGGTGAAGGTTTAGTTTTCTATTCTCCAGAAGAAGTAGAAATTGCTTACTCTGAAGGTCAAGTTTCTCTTAACGCTAAAGTAAGATGTAGACTTCCATTTAAAACAGAAGAAGGAGAAATCGTAACTAAACTTCAAGATACTACAGTTGGTAGAATTTTATTTAACCAAATTGTTCCTAAACAAGTAGGTTATATTGATGAATTATTGACTAAAAAATCATTAAGAAACGTAATTGGTAAAATCTTAGCAGATACAGATTTCCCAACTACCGTGAAGTTCCTTGATGATATGAAAAATCTTGGTTATATGAACGCTTTCAAAGGCGGTCTATCTTTCTCACTGGCTGATATTGTAGTACCAGCAGAAAAGAAAACCATGATTGCTCAAGCAATTGAAACAGTAGACGAGATTAAAGGGAACTATAACATGGGTCTTATCACAGATACAGAACGTTATAACCAAGTAATTGACGTTTGGACTAATACCAACGCTGGTCTTACTGAGATGATTATGAGCAGAATGAAATCTGACCAAGGTGGATTCAACTCTGTATATATGATGCTAGATTCTGGAGCGAGGGGTTCTAAAGAACAGATTCGTCAGTTATCTGGTATGAGAGGTTTGATGGCAAAACCACAAAAAGCTGGTGCAGTAGGAGCAGAGATCATCGAAAACCCAATTATTGCGAACTTTAAAGAAGGTTTATCAATTTTGGAATACTTTATCTCTACCCACGGTGCTCGTAAAGGTCTTGCGGATACCGCTCTTAAAACTGCGGATGCTGGTTACTTAACAAGAAGATTAGTAGACGTAGCTCAAGACGTAATCATTACAGAAGATGATTGTGGTACATTAAGAGGTACAGAAGTAGCTGCATTGAAGAAAAATGATGAAATCGTAGAAAAACTATCAGAAAGAATTCTAGGTAGAGTTTCTCTTCACGACATCTATAATCCAGAAAACGACGAAATTTTAGTTCACGCAGATGAGTTAATTAACGAAGAGCTTGCTAAAAAAGTAGAAGAAGCGGGTATAGAAACCGTAGAAGTTCGTTCACCATTAACTTGTGAAGCTAAAAAAGGTATCTGTGCTAAATGTTACGGTAGAAACCTAGCTACAGGTAAGATGATTCACATGGGAGAAGCTGTAGGTGTAATTGCTGCACAATCAATTGGGGAACCAGGTACTCAGCTTACACTGAGAACTTTCCACCAAGGGGGAACTGCAGGAAACGTTTCAGAAAATCCTACTATTGTTGCTAAGAGAGATGGTATCGTAGAATTTGACGAATTAAGAACGATTATTTCTGAAGATGAAAACGGTAATGAAGCAGATATCGTCATTTCTCGTTCTACAGAATTCCGCTTAGTAGCAGATAATGCAGCTAGAACTCCATTGATGGTAGCAAACGTACCTTATGGTTCTGCACTTTCTGTAAAACCTGGTGATAAAGTGAAAAAAGGAGACCTTATTGCAAAATGGGATCCATATAACGCGGTTATCATCGCAGAAACTGCTGGTAAAGTAGAATACGAAGATATTATTCAAGGGGTTTCTTTCCAATTAGAAATCGACGAACAAACAGGTTTCGAAGAAAAAGTAATCTCAGAATCTAGAAATAAGAAAGCCATTCCTACCTTGAAAGTGGTAGATTCTAAAGGAGTTGAGCAAAAAGCATACAACTTACCAGTAGGAGCCCACTTAATGGTAAATGATGGTGAAAAAATTAAGGCTGGTAAAGTCTTAATCAAAATTCCTAGAAAATCTGCAAAAGCAGGGGATATTACAGGAGGTTTACCAAGAGTAACCGAATTATTCGAAGCGAGAAATCCTTCTAATCCTGCTGTAGTTACAGAAATTGACGGGGTAGTTTCTTATGGTAAAATTAAGAGAGGTAACCGTGAATTAATCGTAGAATCTAAAACAGGTGAGATTAAGAAATATTTAGTAAAACTTTCTAATCAAATCTTAGTTCAAGAAAACGACTTTGTGAGAGCTGGTTCGCCACTTTCTGACGGTTCTGTAACACCAGATGATATCTTAAGAATCAAAGGTCCAACAGCTGTTCAAGAGTACTTAGTAAACGAAATTCAAGAAGTTTACCGTTTACAAGGGGTAAAAATTGACGATAAGCATTTCGAAATCATCGTAAGACAGATGATGACTAAAGTAGAAATTGTAGACGGAGGTGATACCCAATTCCTTGAAAACAGTCTAGAACATAAATATGATTTCCTTGAAGAAAACAACAGAGTTTTCGGATTGAAAGTTGTAACAGAACCAGGAGATTCTAAAATTTTCAAAGCTGGTCAAATGATTACCGCTAGAGAATTGAGAGACGAAAATTCTAAACTGAAGAGAGAAGACCTTCAATTAGTAGAAGTTCGTGAAGCACTTACTGCAACTGCAACGCCTGTATTACAAGGTATTACCAGAGCAGCTTTACAGACTAAGTCTTTCATGTCTGCAGCATCATTCCAGGAGACTACTAAAGTTCTAAACGAAGCAGCAGTGTCTGGTAAAGTAGACGAACTAAACGGTCTTAAAGAAAATGTAATCGTAGGTCACAGAATTCCTGCAGGTACAGGTCTTAAAGATTATCAAAGTGTAATCGTGGGTTCTAAAAAAGAATTCGAGGATTTAAATTAATATGAATGTAAGGTTTAAAGACAGTTTTACTGTTCTTTAAACCTTCTTTTTTTTGAATGTAAAAAATTAACTTATTAAAACTTATACAAATGGATAACAACCAAAACCAAGATCAAAACATTAATATTCAATTAAACGAAATGGTAGCAGCTGGTGCTTATTGCAACCTTGCATTAGTAAACCACTCTCCATCTGAGTTTGTATTAGATTTTATTCAATTAATGCCAGGAGTTCAGCAAGCTCAAGTAAGAAGCAGAGTAATCCTTGCTCCTCTTCATGCAAAAAGAGTTTTAGCTGCTCTTCAACAAAATATCCAAAACTATGAAGCTCAATTCGGAGAAATCAAAGAAGTTGAACCTTTCGTAGTAGGTGCTGGTAATGCTCAAGCATAATCAAAACTTAAAATAATATTCTAAATCCTAGTCTTTTAAAGGGCTAGGATTTTTTTTTGCAAAAAAAGTCTTTATCTTCGTAAAAAATATTCAAATGAAAAAAAATTACCTATTTACTTTTTTGATTTTATTATTTGTAAGTAATATGAAAGCTCAGACGCTTAATGAAAAGAGAGCAGTTCTAGAAAATCACATTCAAAATATTAAAGACAATGCCAGTAAATTAAAATCTGATGGGCAAGTTCCACCAAAAGAATATAACATCAGAGATTTAAAAAATACGATTGATCCAGTAACTGGCGAGAATAAGTTTCAGAGTTTAGTGAAACTAAATAATGAAATTAAATCTGGAAAATATGCCCCAAAACAAAATATCTC is part of the Cloacibacterium normanense genome and encodes:
- the rpoC gene encoding DNA-directed RNA polymerase subunit beta'; this translates as MMSKNKTSRFSKITIGLASPEVILQESKGEVLKPETINYRTHKPERDGLFCEKIFGPVKDYECACGKYKRIRYKGIVCDRCGVEVTEKKVRRERIGHINLVVPVAHIWYFRSLPNKIGYLLGLPSKKLDMIIYYERYVVIQQGIAKKADGSDFEDKEFLTEEEYLDVLETLPIENQYLEDTDPNKFIAKMGAEAVEELLKRIDLDALSYDLRHKAHNESSKQRRTEALKRLSVVEALRGANTRMINRPEWMVMRVLPVIPPELRPLVPLDGGRFATSDLNDLYRRVIIRNNRLKRLLEIKAPEVILRNEKRMLQEAVDSLFDNTRKSSAVKSESNRPLKSLSDSLKGKQGRFRQNLLGKRVDYSARSVIVVGPNLQLHECGIPKDMAAELYKPFIIRKLIERGIVKTVKSAKRIIDRKEPVVYDILENVMKGHPVLLNRAPTLHRLGIQAFQPKMIEGKAIQLHPLVTTAFNADFDGDQMAVHLPLGPEAILEAQLLMLGSQNILNPANGSPITVPSQDMVLGLYFMTKEAHSTETHKVKGEGLVFYSPEEVEIAYSEGQVSLNAKVRCRLPFKTEEGEIVTKLQDTTVGRILFNQIVPKQVGYIDELLTKKSLRNVIGKILADTDFPTTVKFLDDMKNLGYMNAFKGGLSFSLADIVVPAEKKTMIAQAIETVDEIKGNYNMGLITDTERYNQVIDVWTNTNAGLTEMIMSRMKSDQGGFNSVYMMLDSGARGSKEQIRQLSGMRGLMAKPQKAGAVGAEIIENPIIANFKEGLSILEYFISTHGARKGLADTALKTADAGYLTRRLVDVAQDVIITEDDCGTLRGTEVAALKKNDEIVEKLSERILGRVSLHDIYNPENDEILVHADELINEELAKKVEEAGIETVEVRSPLTCEAKKGICAKCYGRNLATGKMIHMGEAVGVIAAQSIGEPGTQLTLRTFHQGGTAGNVSENPTIVAKRDGIVEFDELRTIISEDENGNEADIVISRSTEFRLVADNAARTPLMVANVPYGSALSVKPGDKVKKGDLIAKWDPYNAVIIAETAGKVEYEDIIQGVSFQLEIDEQTGFEEKVISESRNKKAIPTLKVVDSKGVEQKAYNLPVGAHLMVNDGEKIKAGKVLIKIPRKSAKAGDITGGLPRVTELFEARNPSNPAVVTEIDGVVSYGKIKRGNRELIVESKTGEIKKYLVKLSNQILVQENDFVRAGSPLSDGSVTPDDILRIKGPTAVQEYLVNEIQEVYRLQGVKIDDKHFEIIVRQMMTKVEIVDGGDTQFLENSLEHKYDFLEENNRVFGLKVVTEPGDSKIFKAGQMITARELRDENSKLKREDLQLVEVREALTATATPVLQGITRAALQTKSFMSAASFQETTKVLNEAAVSGKVDELNGLKENVIVGHRIPAGTGLKDYQSVIVGSKKEFEDLN
- the rpoB gene encoding DNA-directed RNA polymerase subunit beta, which produces MSKSKAITSAQENQRINFSSAKGNVVTPDFLDIQLQSFKEFFQLDTLPEDRLNEGLYKTFQENFPITDSRNQFVLEFLDYLVDSPRYSIDECVERGLTYSVPLKARLKLYCTDPEHEDFQTVIQDVYLGPVPYMTPSGSFIINGAERVIVTQLHRSPGVFFGQTYHANGTKLYYSRIIPFKGSWMEFTTDINNVMYAYIDRKKKLPLTTLLRAIGYESDKEILQIFDLAEEVKVSKANLKKVQGRTLAARVLNTWFEDFVDEDTGEVVSIERNEIILDRETVLEKEHLDLILDAGVKSILIHNENSGEFSIIQNTLQKDPTNSEKEAVEYIYRQLRNADPPDEETARGIIEKLFFSEQRYSLGEVGRYRLNKKLGLNIPTTTEVLTKEDIISIVRHLIELANSKTEVDDIDHLSNRRIKTVGEQLAGQFGVGLSRIARTIKERMNVRDNEIFTPLDLVNAKTLTSVINSFFGTNQLSQFMDQTNPLSEITHKRRLSALGPGGLSRERAGFEVRDVHHTHYGRICPIETPEGPNIGLISSLGCYAKINTLGFIETPYRKVENGKVDFSAAPIYLNAEDEESKIIAQANVDLADDGTFNTERVIARLDGDYPVVEPNQVDLLDIAPNQIAGISASLIPFLEHDDANRALMGSNMMRQAVPLLKPEAPIVGTGLEKQVATDSRILINAEGNGVVEYVDADKIVIKYERSEDEDLVQFESATKTYNLTKFRKTNQSTTITLRPNVRVGDTVVKGQVLCDGYATEKGELAIGRNLTVAFMPWKGYNFEDAIVINEKVVREDWFTSIHVDEYSLEVRDTKLGMEELTADIPNVSEEATKDLDENGMIRIGAEVKPGDILIGKITPKGESDPTPEEKLLRAIFGDKAGDVKDASLKADSSLRGVVINKKLFSRNIKDKKKRTEEKLKLEEIENRYKAQFDELRNTLLEKLNTLVNGKTSQGVNNDLEEEIIPKGAKFTLKLLQSVEDYVNVSGADWTVDADKNDLIKQLIHNYKIKYNDIQGVKNREKYAISIGDELPAGIIKLAKVYIAKKRKLNVGDKMAGRHGNKGIVSRIVREEDMPFLEDGTPVDIVLNPLGVPSRMNIGQIYETVLGWAGKKLGLKFATPIFDGASLEQITEYTEKAGLPIYGSTYLYDGGTGERFTQPATVGVIYMLKLGHMVDDKMHARSIGPYSLITQQPLGGKAQFGGQRFGEMEVWALEAFGASNILREILTVKSDDVIGRAKTYEAIAKGEAMPEPGIPESFNVLLHELQGLGLDIRLEE
- a CDS encoding DUF3467 domain-containing protein; translated protein: MDNNQNQDQNINIQLNEMVAAGAYCNLALVNHSPSEFVLDFIQLMPGVQQAQVRSRVILAPLHAKRVLAALQQNIQNYEAQFGEIKEVEPFVVGAGNAQA